The Clostridium sp. DL-VIII DNA window CTTAGCATCAGTTGACATACGCCATACTTTTAATTTTTTATTATTATGATAATCTAATCTCAAATAGTTTGTCCCTCATAAAATACATCCTAACTTTTTTCATATAAAAAATACCTTTTTTCAAATATGCTACCTATGTAATGATTCCTAAAATGCGCACGTATAATACTCACTTCCTTTCATGCTATCAAAATTCTTTATAAAATAAAAAGTACATAAGCAGAAATAATAATCTACTCATGTACTTTTTATTTTAATCACTTATTTATTTTAAGCGTCATAATTCAGTGTCATTATCCTTTTCCCAAGGCGGTAAAGCATCAAGCAAATTTAATATAATTTCTTGGTCTTTAATACTTCTATGACTTAATTTATCAACTATATCATTAATTACATCTCTATCCTTATCTGAAAATCTAAATATATCCAAGAAACTCACGTTTAGTGCATTGACCACCTTTTCTAAACTTTCAATCGTTGCGTTTCGTTCTCCTCGCTCTAATTTTCCAATATGAGATGTGCTTACATCTGCTTTTAATGCTAAAGCCTCTTGACTTAATCCTTGCTTGATTCTTAATTCTTGTATTCTTTGACCTATACGAATTTTGATATCTACCATAATATTAATGCCCCCACCGCCAAACTATTTTATACTATATAAATAGAATAAAAATGTATAAATAGGTTTTTATTGTAACTTATGTGCATATTATATCGAAGGCTATTTAAGGAGGCAAATTAATATATGGAGGATATAGAACATAAAATAGATATACTAAGGCAACTATTATATGCAAAAATAGATAGTAATAATAATATAATAAGCGCTGAAATTTTAAGATTAAGCCAAGAATTGGACGAACTTATTGTTGAAGCGTATAAAAAGCAACTTAATCTTACATAAAAAAAATATTATTAACTTTTGTTAGTGTTTAAATGAACTTATATAATTTCTATACTTTTAAATTGTTTGACTAAAATTAAGTGTCAACTTTTAAGTCTTAGTTGACATTTAATTTTATTTTCTGAAACCTGTTGAAACTAAATGGATTTCCACCTATTTTATTCCCTATTTCCAGTCGATTTGTGCCCCCCTGTTAGATACGGGGGGCTAATTATGCAGGCGTGGCTTCGCCGCACCTGCAAGCAGACAGGAATCACCTGCGGCTTTCGCTTCGCACGCCGCCTGCGATTCCTGCCTGCTTTCTTGTTGTTTTAAATCTTTTAGCTAAACCCAAGATAAGACACTATCACTTGTCCATCTTCTACGTTAATATTAAACTCAAATCTTATAGGATATTCTGCTTTTGTTTGTCCATAATCTAAATAAACACTACAAATCATATCAGCAGTAAATTCAGAAAAAACACTTTGCAATATTCTAGTACCAGATGATTTACAAAAATCTGCTGCCTGTTCTTCAAAATCCTTAATGTATTCATCATAGCCTATAATTTCCTCAACATTTTCAATAGAATACATTTCTTGCATGAAATTAAACACCTCCAAACTTTAATTCTTTTTTTCTGTTTTCACAACTAATTTATCTATTTCATTTAAGAAATTATGACCTTTAGGTACAAGTGGAGTATAAAATTCAGATATAACACTTGTACCTGTATCTACATATCCCCTTCCTTTAATTTGCTTTAGGAAAAAATCCTTATCAGTTTCTCCAAACATCATTCCATAACCCATTTCAGACATACGGCCTAAAGCTACACGGAAATTAAACTGGTCGCGAATTCCATCCCCAAGATATTTCGCATCTGGTCTTTGACAAGCAAGAATTAAAAAATATCCTGACTGTCTTCCAAGCATAACAAGCTGTTTTAACTTATTAAGAACTGCGGTACTTTCCTTGCTTCCTAGCATTTCCATGAAAGCAACATATTCATCAAAGATAAGAAAATTAGCAGGCAAACCCAAATAAGCATAATTTTCACCTGTTTTATATCCTTTCATTTGCTTCATATCCTCGTTACGCTTCATCATTCCATCATAAAAATTATCAATACAGGCAATCATATCATCTCTTTTATAATAAACATTAGTCATAACTGCTTCTAAATCTGCAAGGTCTGCATTCTTAGGATCAAGGACATAAAGTATGGAATTAGTACGCAACAAAGCTTCAATTAGTGTGAGAATAAAATAACTTTTTCCTCCACCAGTACCACCTGCAATAAGCATATGAGGAAGCTTATCATATTCCCAGTAGATATTTTTCATTAATCTTAATTTTCCATGTTCAGCCTGCACATCTTCTATAGAAATACGGTTTGCTATTGTATCATAAAGCAATGTGTATTCTACATAAGAATCCTTCAATTCTTTGTCAGTAAGTTCACAATATAAACCACTTTCAAGCTTCTTTTCAAGATGTAATAGCTGATCTTGATATTTACCCATAGTAATTTCTACTTGAATATGAATCAAACCATTTTTTAACTTATAGTACATCCTTGGAAAATGAGTGATTTTTTCTTTTGTTTTTGCAGAAGGTAGATCTTTAAAAAAACTGTTTGATTGTACCTGTTCTGCTTCATACCACTTATTCTCTAGTATCATTCTTGCTAATTTTTGTCTGTGTATGAGCTGCTTAATTATATCGTATTGAAATCTGTAATATAGCCATGCTGAAACTAAACTTACTCCTAATGCAAAAATTACGCTAAATACAAAATATGCTGTAATGTAGAATTGTAAAGCACCACTTTTTAAAACACTTACATTTTCCCAATTAATATGCAATATTGATTCTATATTAAGTAATAAAAACGTCATACTAAAAATTGCTGTTAGTGAAGCTGTCGCAAAATTAAAAACCAGCGATTTATCGCTGGCTCTAATTTTCTTTCCTCTATTTTTATAAAACTTCATTTTTCCTCCTTTCAAGTTGGTAAGAGAAAAGCACTAAACTTATAGAAATTTACTGCTGCTAAATACTTTTATTTAATTATAGCCACCTGCCTTTTACTCGTGATATCAGCATAAAAAATATTAAACTTTCCTGTTGATTGCCACTTTCCAGCAATAACAATTATTTTATCTCGATTTTCATAAATGCCCTTTTGTATATCATGAAACAACTTTTCTTCATCAAATTTCAAAATAAAAGAATACTTTCTACTTGCAATAGGTGCTAATATCTTAATTTCCAATTTTTCCGAATTATAAAAATACCCGATGGCTTCTCCCTCTATTAATCTATATCCAAATACACCTTTAGGATACATATACTCACTTCTATCATCAACAATCATTTGTCCAATTTTAACACCATTATAAGTATCAATCGAATCAAACGATTTACACATATCATATATTTGTCGAATAGTTCTTAATGGCTTTTTTCTTGGAGTACCTGTTCCATGTGCACCAGGATTTTCCTTTCCCGAAATTGATTTGCTAGGAGAAGTTAATGCTTCTAATGCATTTTCAAAGTCAAATGTATTTTCATCATGTTCATATGGATTAAAGCCATTTGAAGAATCAAAAGGACATTTTGATACATGCCGATATTCTCTACGATTAGCACTAAAATAAGCAGAAGAAGAGCCATCTACACCACATATATACATATGTGCATCACAATCAGGATTTGGGCAATAAAAACGTGTGCTTCTATTCTCTTTCGTAGCATCTTTAGCGTAAAATTTTATTGTTCTAAGTTTATCTTTAAAGACATACATTGACATATTGCTTCACCTCTTTGTCATTCTTTTGATTATTTTTTGAGTATAGCATTTTTTGTAAGATGAAACAATATTTTATAATACATCTTTACTTAGATTTTGGCAATTGTGAACTCTGTGATTGATTATTACTTATCTGAGAACTATTCTGTTTCCCCTTAAGTACAATATCATCTGCTTTAATATACCAGTCTACATCTGCTCCTTGAAAAGTAGCATTAGCTACCGTATCTGCCACAGGATTTACTATTTCAACCTCTGAGTTATAATCAAATTCCTTTAGAGATACAGTGGCAGGAATACTAACTTGAATCATTCTTCCTTGCCCTCTTGATTTTAAATCATAAGTACGCTCTTTTATTTCGCCTGATGCTGTACCATCTTCATTCTGTATATATACCTCACGTCTTAATGCAGAAAATTTTAAATTTCCAAATGTAGCTTCTTTATCAATAACAATTCCATTTGCTAATCTCATATAAATTTACCTTCCTTTCCTTATGCTTCTATCATGTCATCTGCATGAAGAATATAATTTGTAAATCCGCGATTACCAATTTTATAGCCTTCTGCGGTAATTCGTGAATTAATAAGCTTTACTCTTTTTTCAACTTCAAAATGTTTCTCTCCTGCTTCAACTGGAAGAATAACAATAATATCATCAGCTCTCTGAATGTCAGAATATAAATTGTAGCTGCGTGATAAAATTGTATTACGTCCATTTACTCTTCTCTGTTCAATGTTCCCTTCACCAGCATATTCTAAATTTCCAAATGTCTTCTCCATGTTTGGAACTACATATTTTAATTCCATATTTTTTACCTCTCTTCTTTTTATATTTAAAATAAGCACTTTACTTTTGACTTTTTTCTATTCTGCCACATAAAAAATACCTAACTGACTGTATCTTATCAAGGGCAAGCTTTGTGCTACGCACCCTTGACAAAATCCATTCATTTAGGTAAATATCAATTAGGCAGAATAAGAAAAATTGTATTATCTTTTAATGGCGGTGAACGTTCCTTAACTTTTTTTTGTATCTGAATCACATCCTTTCTGATTTTCCCCAAAAAATAAGCGCTCATCCATGCGCGCAAAAATTAGAAAAAGGGACACTATTATTCCGTATCCCTCAACTTTTAGACCTATTCTATTGGGTCTTTACACTATATATAAATAAACACAAAAACTCATTAATTGCCGCCTCAACCTTTTCTTCTGATAATAATCATAGTTAATTTCACTGAAAAGAGCTCCAACAGATTGCTGAAGCTCTTACATGTAAGTTTGAAGAATTGTTTGTTTTCAATTATGGAGATAAAAGTTAATGACGACTACTTTTATACAAACTATATTACCCTACTGGACATATAAAACCTCTTTTTCTCCAACGTCTTCCATTTACAAGTTCCTCAAAATTATTATTTTTCATATTTAAATTATCAGCATGATCAGTTACAATGATTTGTGGCAAAATATTGTACTCTTCATAAGTTTCCGTACAATGCTCTTCTAGTATATTGAAAAAATTAGTCACAGCGTCTAAATCTTCATCTGCTTCTAAGTTGTCTTTATTTATATCGTTTGATAAAACTTTATAATCAAATGCTTCGGAAAAATCAATTGCATTTGGAAAATAAACCTGACTAGGTTGGTCCAAAAACAATATTGGTGGAATCATGCATTTATTATTACTACAGAAATAATTCTGTAGCGCTAAAAATAAACAAATATGACTGTATAACCAATTTGCACCACTTCCCATTGATCTTAAAAATATCTTCTTATTTTCTTTCTCATGCCATAAATCAAACGTAGATAAACTAAATTTCAAATTAATTGGCTTATAAGCTTCTTCAAAATCAAGTTTTTTTCCTATTTTATTCATATATGTGTTAATATATCTTTCAACCTTCCTAATTTTGCTTTCAACATTATATTTATTTTTCAATTCATCTTCTATAGCTGATATTTGATTTCTTATTTCTTCTTTTCTCTTTTCTATATCATTCTTTCTATTAATCAATATTTCTTCAAATACGCTTTCCATTTTCATTAAAAGCTTTTGAGCTTGTTTCTCCAAAGACTCTTTTTCTTTTAATTTTTGCGAAATACTTTCGATATCATTTATTTCTTTTGATATAGAATCTATTTCCTTTTCCTTTTCTTTAATTTCTTTTGTTGTCGAAGCTTTATCTTTAACAAATGAATCTAAAAGATAAGGAGTTTTCCTCAATTCTAAATTCAACCATTCAAAAGCATCTACCAATTCATTTGTTGTCTTTTCTAATACTTGATTTTGTGATTTACAAAATGGGCAAATACTCTCTGAATTAGTCTCCAGATTAAAATCAGAAATTGTTTTTATATCATTTTTATATTTTTCAATAGCTCTTATTGATGTGTCAATTTTATATTCCTTATTTTCTAATTCTCTTTTCTCAATAAGAACTTTATCTCTATTTTGTTTTAGAGTATTCAATCTATTAGTGTAAGTATTATCTTTGTAGTCAATATCTATGTTCATATCTTTAATTAATTCTAGATATTTCTTCGGATTTAATAAAATATTATCTATATTTTCTTCAAATAATTTTTTACCAGTTATAATCTGATATTTACTGACATTATTTTTAAGTGTGCTTTTTAATAATAACTCATAATTTAATACTTTATCTTCTTCTTTTTCTATCGATTTCATCATTCGCGCATACTCATTTAAATTTTGCATTAGTATGAAATAATTTTGATCTACTATTCCCATAAAAATTTTAAATTGCTCAATTGTTTGTTCTCTTTTTTCTTTTTCATCAAATCTGTAAAAAATAGAATGCTTATTAGCAACCAAATTTTGATGCTGTAAAATAAATGACATAAAGTTTCTAATAGATGGTCTTGGATTTTTTTGATTTCTATTTTTACGTACTTGTAAGTCAATATCTGTATCATCTATATCTATACCAAAATAATGTCCTAATTCTAATTTAAAGTCTTTTTCACTAAGAAAATAATCTTCTTCAAAATAGCTACTATTAATATTTTGAATTTCAATCTTATCTTCAACTTTAATATAAATTTTCTTACCTTCCCTATATGGTCTCCTTGCCAAAATTAAATTAGAATCACCCACAGCTAATATCGTAAAATATAGCTTTGCCACATCTGTTATAACTCCTTCTGGAACAGTAAACTCTGAACTTCCTAAACAATAGTCAAATATTTCAATTAGAGCACTTTTACCTGTTGACGATTTTCCTGTAATTATATTTAGACCTTTATAAAAAGGTACGTAATGCAAGTTATCACTACTATCTATTACTCCTATGTATTTTACAAATGCATTCATATTTTCTTCACCCCAAGCATTCTATATATTGTAACAATATCATTAGATTTTAATATAACGGCAAAATTTCTTATAGCTATATACTCCTCACGAAATTTGAAGAATTCATTTTTTAGACCTTTATCCGTTCTTACAAGACTTTTATTTTCATTAAGTTCTAAATACCCATTTAGCAATGCAATTTGAATACACTCGTTGGTAATATTTTTATATTCCTCAATCATTTGTTCTAAGCCAACTACACTGTTTGAGTTTTTAGTTAGAGATAACAGATTACAACCATTTCTATTAAGATTTAATAATTTTTTTCTACTATCTCTATTCAATACTAGTGGTAAGATAAGGTACGACAAAAGTATATCTTTATCTTGATTTTCATATGATGAGTAAAAATGTACAATCAATTCCATTAACTTAAAAGGATTGTTTAAAATAGTATATATATTATTTATAGCTCTAGACATTTTCATCACCTAGTTTCCACTTAATATCTTCATTAACATCATCTGCAACCATATGCAGTATACCATTTCTAAATGTTTTTGGTGTATCAGAATAACTCATAAATTGAGGCGCTTCACTTGTCATAATATCATCGTAAAAATTTTTTGATTCTTTTATACAATCATCATCACAAATATTCCTGCTTGCCTTTCTATATAATCTCTTGTAATCTTTTTTAGCCTCTTCCTCATAACTATCATATTTTCCTTTTGATACTTGGCGTGTTAGAAACTCATTTATTACCAAAGAATGTATTTCCACATATTCTTTTATTGCATCTTTAATTTCTTTATTGTACTCAATCTCTTCTATTTTTTTAACAAATAAATGACCTTTATATTCTTCATATTCAATTTCTGTACAACACTCTATCCTCGGAAATAAACTTTCTTTATCAATTAATAATTTACCCAATTTCTCACACTCATTATTGAAATCATCACATGTTATTTCCCATTTATCTTTATTATCACCTTTTGGCGATATTAAATATCCAAGTAAAGATCTTATATAATTATCCTGATTTTTCTTAGGAATGTTTCTAGCATATTTCATACATAATTGATTATATAATTCTACATCATCAGGATTGGATGAAACTATAATAAATTTTTCTAAAACATCTTTTAGTTTAATTTTATTTTCATCCTTAATAACTTCTTCTATTAATTCAAGTTTACTTAAATCTTTCTTCTTTTTTTGAGTATACTTATTATAAATTTCCTCTAAAATCGTTAATTTCTGGTCTGCATTTTTTGAATTCCAATTTTTCAATTTGGATTTTTCCCCAATACTCTGCGTTGTAAGCAATATTAATGTTTCAAATGCCTCAATGTCGAAATTTGCATCCACCCAATTTAAAAGAGTATTCCACAGGTTTTCATGAGTATCCGTTAAGCTATCTTTATATTTTTTAACTTCAATTTGTGATTTATCCTCTAAAGTTACATCACCAAATTTTTCTATTAAAAGTTTTCTATTCTCTGGTAATTCAAATGCATATTTCAGTGCTATATAAAATTGATAAACAATACCGTCTATTGATGAAGATGCATCATTCCTAATTTTCTTATCACTCATACTCCCACCCCAAAAGTTTTCTGTACTAAATTTAAACTGAAAGGTTGTCCCTTAAATTGTCAAATATTCTTTAGTTATTATTTTACAATATATTTTACAAAATTTCCAACATTTCATCTAAATTTCAACATTAAACCAATTAATAATTATTCTTGTAAATAAAGAACTTAGTATCTTAATGGGATATTAGATTTTCTAATTGTAAAATTATGAAGTAAATAGTCAAGCGAATTAGTAAGTTGAATAATTCCATTAGCCATTTGGTCATGGTGTTGAGTAGGCGATATTCCAATACTATCTATTCCCCAAAACTCTTCACTGCTATCACTACAGATAGGTATCTTTAAATATGGTACTGCAACACCATTTACTATTCTGAAATCATACATTTTTATGTTTGTTTGTCCGTCTTTATAAAATAACTTGTTTAGCTTACTTTTAGGTGCAATAGCCACAAATCTATATTCTTCTTCTGAGGCAAAACTTTCATCTTTAAAAAATACTGATATATACGAAATCCACTCTTTAAAATCTCTAGCTATTTTCAAATTTATTTCATTGCATTTTTCGTATTCAAGCCAAAATTTATATATGTTATTTATTCCTTTCAATATTATACTTTGCTTTTCATCATTACTATAAATAACTTCACCATTTTCAATAACTACTTCTATCTCTTCATCTATCCATTCATCATCTAATGCCGGTACAAATAAACCTATATTATATCCATAATATGCTCCATTTTTAGCATAGTATTTCCACATACTTAGACTATCACTATTCTTTGATGTTGACATAACAAAATAACGAGAAAGTTCATTGCTTCCATTTATATCGTAATATAAATCTTCATATTCACTAATTCTTATGCTACTCATCAATTTATAAAAATCTTGCTCATAAGTTCCTTTATTTTTATTCCAAAATAAGTCTAATTCTTTGTTAATTCCCATTCTCTCTTTATAGTCATTAAGAAATTGGCAATCTGTAAAAAATATTTGTCTATTCCTCAAAATTCCTAACAGTCCTTCAGGTGAAGTATGATGATAAAATGTTCCTGCCAAAGAGTCAATAGCTGAATGTTTTGATATATAATTATTAGCCAAAGTATTCTTACCTAATTTTTTCTTATGTGGAATTTCCTTTTTCATCACATTTTCTTGCTGACTTTTTACCATATTGCTTCAGT harbors:
- a CDS encoding three component ABC system middle component — protein: MSRAINNIYTILNNPFKLMELIVHFYSSYENQDKDILLSYLILPLVLNRDSRKKLLNLNRNGCNLLSLTKNSNSVVGLEQMIEEYKNITNECIQIALLNGYLELNENKSLVRTDKGLKNEFFKFREEYIAIRNFAVILKSNDIVTIYRMLGVKKI
- a CDS encoding helix-turn-helix transcriptional regulator; translated protein: MVDIKIRIGQRIQELRIKQGLSQEALALKADVSTSHIGKLERGERNATIESLEKVVNALNVSFLDIFRFSDKDRDVINDIVDKLSHRSIKDQEIILNLLDALPPWEKDNDTEL
- a CDS encoding DUF2971 domain-containing protein — its product is MVKSQQENVMKKEIPHKKKLGKNTLANNYISKHSAIDSLAGTFYHHTSPEGLLGILRNRQIFFTDCQFLNDYKERMGINKELDLFWNKNKGTYEQDFYKLMSSIRISEYEDLYYDINGSNELSRYFVMSTSKNSDSLSMWKYYAKNGAYYGYNIGLFVPALDDEWIDEEIEVVIENGEVIYSNDEKQSIILKGINNIYKFWLEYEKCNEINLKIARDFKEWISYISVFFKDESFASEEEYRFVAIAPKSKLNKLFYKDGQTNIKMYDFRIVNGVAVPYLKIPICSDSSEEFWGIDSIGISPTQHHDQMANGIIQLTNSLDYLLHNFTIRKSNIPLRY
- a CDS encoding DUF3732 domain-containing protein → MNAFVKYIGVIDSSDNLHYVPFYKGLNIITGKSSTGKSALIEIFDYCLGSSEFTVPEGVITDVAKLYFTILAVGDSNLILARRPYREGKKIYIKVEDKIEIQNINSSYFEEDYFLSEKDFKLELGHYFGIDIDDTDIDLQVRKNRNQKNPRPSIRNFMSFILQHQNLVANKHSIFYRFDEKEKREQTIEQFKIFMGIVDQNYFILMQNLNEYARMMKSIEKEEDKVLNYELLLKSTLKNNVSKYQIITGKKLFEENIDNILLNPKKYLELIKDMNIDIDYKDNTYTNRLNTLKQNRDKVLIEKRELENKEYKIDTSIRAIEKYKNDIKTISDFNLETNSESICPFCKSQNQVLEKTTNELVDAFEWLNLELRKTPYLLDSFVKDKASTTKEIKEKEKEIDSISKEINDIESISQKLKEKESLEKQAQKLLMKMESVFEEILINRKNDIEKRKEEIRNQISAIEDELKNKYNVESKIRKVERYINTYMNKIGKKLDFEEAYKPINLKFSLSTFDLWHEKENKKIFLRSMGSGANWLYSHICLFLALQNYFCSNNKCMIPPILFLDQPSQVYFPNAIDFSEAFDYKVLSNDINKDNLEADEDLDAVTNFFNILEEHCTETYEEYNILPQIIVTDHADNLNMKNNNFEELVNGRRWRKRGFICPVG
- a CDS encoding FtsK/SpoIIIE domain-containing protein, which codes for MKFYKNRGKKIRASDKSLVFNFATASLTAIFSMTFLLLNIESILHINWENVSVLKSGALQFYITAYFVFSVIFALGVSLVSAWLYYRFQYDIIKQLIHRQKLARMILENKWYEAEQVQSNSFFKDLPSAKTKEKITHFPRMYYKLKNGLIHIQVEITMGKYQDQLLHLEKKLESGLYCELTDKELKDSYVEYTLLYDTIANRISIEDVQAEHGKLRLMKNIYWEYDKLPHMLIAGGTGGGKSYFILTLIEALLRTNSILYVLDPKNADLADLEAVMTNVYYKRDDMIACIDNFYDGMMKRNEDMKQMKGYKTGENYAYLGLPANFLIFDEYVAFMEMLGSKESTAVLNKLKQLVMLGRQSGYFLILACQRPDAKYLGDGIRDQFNFRVALGRMSEMGYGMMFGETDKDFFLKQIKGRGYVDTGTSVISEFYTPLVPKGHNFLNEIDKLVVKTEKKN
- a CDS encoding YdcP family protein, whose product is MRLANGIVIDKEATFGNLKFSALRREVYIQNEDGTASGEIKERTYDLKSRGQGRMIQVSIPATVSLKEFDYNSEVEIVNPVADTVANATFQGADVDWYIKADDIVLKGKQNSSQISNNQSQSSQLPKSK
- a CDS encoding YdcP family protein produces the protein MELKYVVPNMEKTFGNLEYAGEGNIEQRRVNGRNTILSRSYNLYSDIQRADDIIVILPVEAGEKHFEVEKRVKLINSRITAEGYKIGNRGFTNYILHADDMIEA
- a CDS encoding aspartyl-phosphate phosphatase Spo0E family protein, whose product is MEDIEHKIDILRQLLYAKIDSNNNIISAEILRLSQELDELIVEAYKKQLNLT